The following are encoded in a window of Brevibacillus ruminantium genomic DNA:
- a CDS encoding Fur family transcriptional regulator — MKVEEALQILKDKGYKYTGKREKLIRICAAEKRYLSAKDIMERIKIDYPNLSFDTVYRNISTFVELGILEETELDGEGKFRLACSADGHHHHHVICTECGKTSSLPGCPMNIMSAIPKDFEVTGHKFEVYGTCSDCASMGAASHR, encoded by the coding sequence ATGAAGGTAGAAGAAGCGTTGCAGATATTGAAGGACAAGGGATATAAATATACAGGGAAACGGGAAAAGCTGATCCGCATTTGTGCGGCGGAAAAACGGTACCTGTCAGCCAAGGATATCATGGAGCGGATCAAGATCGACTACCCCAATCTCAGCTTTGACACGGTTTATCGCAACATCTCCACATTTGTAGAATTAGGCATCCTGGAAGAAACAGAGCTGGATGGAGAGGGGAAATTTAGGCTGGCCTGTTCGGCAGACGGTCATCACCATCACCATGTCATCTGTACCGAATGCGGCAAGACCTCGTCCCTCCCCGGATGTCCGATGAACATCATGTCGGCGATCCCGAAAGACTTTGAGGTAACCGGACATAAATTCGAGGTGTACGGCACCTGCTCGGATTGTGCATCAATGGGCGCAGCGTCGCACCGATAG
- the nadC gene encoding carboxylating nicotinate-nucleotide diphosphorylase, with translation MWNKRELQRKIEEWLHEDIGFGDVTTMSTIPETEEGVGILYAKEAGIIAGLPVAEEVFATVDPSLSFTRRVAEGAKVEKGDQIAEVSGSVRSILSGERLALNLLQRLSGIATRTHEYAAAVAGTKARVVDTRKTTPGLRMLEKYAVRIGGGHNHRYALYDAVMIKDNHIKGAGGIAQAVAAARAAIPHTMKIEVEAESHEQVQEALDAGADIIMLDNMSLAMMTEAVALIGGRAVVEASGGVTLETISGIAQTGVDVISVGALTHSVKALDISLDLNTRKR, from the coding sequence ATGTGGAATAAGCGGGAGCTGCAACGAAAAATTGAAGAATGGCTGCACGAGGATATTGGCTTCGGAGACGTGACGACGATGAGCACCATCCCGGAGACCGAAGAGGGCGTGGGGATTCTCTACGCGAAGGAAGCGGGGATTATCGCCGGTCTTCCGGTGGCAGAAGAAGTATTTGCGACCGTCGATCCGTCCCTTTCGTTTACCCGCCGAGTAGCAGAAGGAGCCAAAGTGGAAAAAGGCGATCAGATTGCGGAAGTGAGCGGTTCGGTTCGCTCGATTCTGAGCGGGGAGCGGCTGGCGCTCAATCTGCTGCAGCGCCTCTCCGGGATTGCAACCCGGACCCACGAATACGCAGCTGCGGTGGCGGGCACCAAAGCACGGGTGGTCGACACGCGCAAAACCACGCCCGGCCTGCGGATGCTGGAGAAATACGCAGTGCGGATCGGCGGCGGGCACAATCACCGCTATGCGCTTTACGATGCCGTGATGATCAAAGACAATCACATCAAGGGAGCAGGCGGAATCGCCCAAGCGGTCGCGGCAGCTCGTGCAGCGATCCCGCACACGATGAAAATCGAGGTCGAGGCCGAATCGCATGAGCAGGTGCAGGAGGCGCTGGATGCCGGTGCCGATATCATCATGCTGGACAATATGTCTCTGGCAATGATGACAGAGGCAGTGGCGTTGATCGGTGGACGCGCGGTCGTAGAAGCCTCCGGCGGCGTCACACTGGAGACCATCAGCGGGATTGCACAGACGGGCGTAGACGTGATCTCAGTCGGTGCGCTGACCCATTCGGTGAAAGCGCTGGATATCAGTCTTGATTTGAATACCCGGAAGCGATAG
- the nadB gene encoding L-aspartate oxidase encodes MIPRYITDFDLEALPRLKTEVAVIGAGIAGLYTALQASEQADVVLISKKGLDDSNTRWAQGGIAAVTAKSDSPALHRQDTLIAGAGLCSYEAVEVLVHEGPERLKELIAYGTEFDRDAQGRYELTKEGAHSKRRILHAHGDATGAEIVRALSERVREKSNITVLENHFVIDVVTQDGECVGVIVMKPDGERFFLQAHATVLATGGAGQLYRYTTNPEIATADGIALAYRAGARIKDVEFIQFHPTALYYPGAPRFLISEAVRGEGAILRNTSGERFMEKYHPQKELAPRDIVARAIVSEMERTHAAYVYLDITHESEELIKHRFPTIYQFCLQYGLDMVTDWIPVAPACHYIMGGVQTDLNGETTTKRLFACGEVSCTGVHGANRLASNSLSEAVVFGHRIVKRIAELPPMSEVRPLQANEDKRVHRPVNTREQRVKLQKLMLRHVGVKRQEKGLRKALEELERMQRFYSYELQEMESFEFLNLLNTAVLTTRAALLREESRGGHYRIDFPNKDDLIWRKHIIQSIDEGVREESDRYDVE; translated from the coding sequence ATGATCCCCCGCTATATCACAGACTTTGATTTGGAAGCGTTACCCCGGCTGAAAACAGAGGTGGCTGTCATTGGTGCCGGGATTGCCGGTCTGTATACGGCCTTGCAAGCCAGCGAGCAAGCCGACGTGGTATTGATCAGCAAAAAAGGATTGGATGACAGTAATACGCGCTGGGCGCAAGGGGGGATCGCCGCCGTCACGGCCAAGTCCGACTCGCCTGCCCTGCACCGTCAGGACACACTGATTGCAGGGGCAGGCCTCTGCTCGTACGAGGCTGTCGAGGTGCTGGTCCATGAAGGGCCGGAGCGGCTGAAAGAACTGATCGCCTACGGAACCGAGTTTGATCGAGATGCCCAGGGGCGATATGAACTGACCAAGGAAGGCGCTCACAGCAAGCGCCGTATTTTGCATGCGCACGGTGATGCCACCGGAGCGGAAATCGTCCGGGCCTTGTCCGAGCGCGTGCGGGAGAAGTCCAATATCACCGTGCTGGAAAACCACTTTGTCATCGACGTTGTGACGCAGGATGGCGAATGTGTCGGCGTGATCGTCATGAAGCCGGACGGAGAGCGCTTTTTCCTGCAAGCCCATGCAACCGTGCTGGCGACAGGGGGAGCAGGCCAGCTCTACCGCTACACGACCAACCCGGAGATCGCGACTGCAGACGGGATCGCGCTCGCTTACCGGGCCGGGGCGCGGATCAAGGACGTGGAGTTTATCCAGTTTCACCCGACCGCGCTGTATTATCCGGGGGCGCCGCGCTTCCTGATTTCCGAGGCCGTTCGCGGGGAAGGCGCGATCCTGCGAAACACGAGCGGCGAGCGCTTCATGGAAAAGTACCATCCGCAAAAGGAGCTGGCTCCCCGCGACATCGTGGCCCGGGCCATCGTTTCCGAGATGGAGAGGACACATGCGGCTTACGTTTACCTCGATATTACCCATGAGTCGGAGGAGCTGATCAAGCATCGCTTTCCGACCATTTACCAATTTTGTCTCCAGTACGGCCTGGATATGGTGACGGACTGGATACCAGTCGCCCCTGCCTGCCACTATATTATGGGCGGGGTCCAGACTGATCTGAACGGGGAGACCACCACCAAGCGGCTGTTTGCCTGCGGAGAGGTCTCCTGCACCGGCGTGCATGGAGCCAACCGTCTGGCGAGCAATTCCCTGTCCGAGGCGGTCGTCTTTGGTCACCGCATCGTCAAGCGCATCGCGGAGCTTCCGCCTATGTCCGAGGTTCGTCCCCTGCAGGCGAACGAAGACAAGCGCGTACATCGGCCGGTCAACACCCGGGAGCAGAGAGTGAAGCTGCAAAAGCTGATGCTGCGCCACGTCGGTGTGAAAAGGCAGGAAAAGGGCTTGCGCAAAGCACTGGAAGAGCTGGAGCGCATGCAGCGGTTTTACAGCTATGAGCTTCAGGAGATGGAGTCTTTTGAATTTCTCAATTTGCTCAATACGGCAGTATTGACGACACGGGCGGCGCTTTTGCGGGAGGAGAGCCGCGGCGGGCATTACCGCATTGATTTTCCGAACAAAGACGATTTGATTTGGCGCAAGCATATTATTCAGTCAATAGACGAGGGCGTACGTGAGGAGAGTGACCGATACGATGTGGAATAA
- a CDS encoding SDR family NAD(P)-dependent oxidoreductase — translation MKKFLIFGGSKGLGDAFVKGLPEAGDRVWIVSRSRPETLERADGVERLWIEADLSTNTASLTIADALQGEDIDVLIYNVGIWESKGFVVGYDFEQDDPSEIAEILQVNLTSTITCIQKLLPNLKKAKHAKIILIGSTAGLENTGFAQVTFAASKFGLRGIAHSLRAFVKKFGISVTCINPGAIATQVPYEAGPEKVIAAYQGSQIPLQDIVSLVKCVIHLSPASCVKEIHIPAMENTRA, via the coding sequence GTGAAGAAATTTCTGATCTTTGGCGGAAGCAAAGGCTTGGGTGACGCATTTGTGAAAGGACTGCCGGAAGCGGGGGATCGCGTATGGATCGTCTCCAGAAGCCGTCCGGAAACCCTGGAGAGAGCGGATGGTGTGGAAAGGCTCTGGATCGAGGCGGATTTGTCCACGAATACCGCCAGCCTCACGATCGCAGATGCATTGCAGGGGGAGGATATTGACGTCTTGATCTACAATGTGGGCATCTGGGAGAGCAAGGGATTTGTGGTCGGCTATGACTTTGAACAAGACGATCCAAGTGAAATTGCAGAAATTCTGCAAGTGAATCTGACTTCGACGATCACCTGCATCCAGAAATTGCTGCCCAATCTCAAGAAAGCGAAGCACGCTAAAATCATCCTGATCGGTTCCACAGCAGGTCTGGAGAATACAGGCTTTGCCCAGGTGACGTTTGCCGCATCCAAATTTGGTTTGCGCGGGATTGCCCATTCTCTTCGGGCCTTCGTCAAAAAGTTTGGCATCAGTGTGACCTGCATCAACCCTGGCGCAATTGCCACCCAAGTTCCTTACGAAGCCGGCCCGGAGAAAGTGATTGCTGCATACCAGGGCAGCCAGATCCCGCTGCAGGATATCGTGTCATTGGTGAAATGTGTCATCCACCTATCCCCGGCGTCTTGTGTGAAAGAGATTCACATACCTGCGATGGAAAATACTCGGGCGTAA